In Toxotes jaculatrix isolate fToxJac2 chromosome 20, fToxJac2.pri, whole genome shotgun sequence, the following proteins share a genomic window:
- the ndufb4 gene encoding NADH dehydrogenase [ubiquinone] 1 beta subcomplex subunit 4: MADYREAPLATRPKTLDPNEYFNLSPEQRRAEEDRAAVRANLKRQYQMQLNNPHRKELVEDPALTRWVYARANPYVHFKPTFKTSLMGAMFGVVPLFVLYYVFKTDRDRKEEQIKAGTLERKFSLSS; this comes from the exons ATGGCGGACTACCGAGAGGCGCCCTTGGCCACTCGGCCAAAAACATTGGATCCAAATGAATATTTCAACCTTTCGCCGGAGCAGAGACGTGCCGAAGAAGACAGAGCGGCAGTACGAGCAAATCTGAAGAGGCAGTATCAGATGCAGCTGAATAACCCGCACAGAAAAGAGCTCGTT GAAGACCCTGCTCTGACACGCTGGGTGTATGCACGGGCCAACCCCTACGTACACTTCAAGCCCACATTCAAGACATCTCTGATGGGTGCTATGTTTGGAGTTGTGCCTCTCTTTGTCCTCTACTACGTCTTCAAGACAGACAGG GATAGGAAGGAGGAGCAGATTAAGGCTGGAACCCTCGAGCGCAAGTTCAGTTTGTCATCATGA
- the si:dkey-12l12.1 gene encoding uncharacterized protein si:dkey-12l12.1: MGFTIWLCVLCLQASLLSHALDCSGATQGELCVSGQTADGQYDHQLQQRALALSDGLVLFRRKRQLERRGPTHLSHSSQPGAVSVKGFPNTLIQADRSRRHLAQAGNKKKKRGSRVGSFSLLSNDKKSTPLQVIRARRQVKPDPPKKGKSGRSGAFSVLGDPQNDEQNNRSKRSI, encoded by the exons ATGGGGTTTACTATCTGGCTGTGTGTGCTCTGCCTGCAGGCAAGCCTGCTGTCACACGCCCTCGACTGCTCGGGAGCAACTCAGGGAGAACTGTGTGTCAGCGGACAGACCGCAGACGGACAG TATGATCATCAGTTGCAGCAGAGGGCGCTAGCCTTGAGTGATGGACTG GTTTTGTTCAGACGTAAGAGACAGTTGGAGCGGAGGGGTCCCACCCACCTGAGTCACTCCAGCCAGCCCGGGGCCGTCTCTGTCAAAGGCTTCCCAAACACTCTCATCCAG GCTGATAGGTCCAGGCGACACTTGGCTCAAGCTgggaacaagaaaaagaagcGTGGATCCCGCGTCggctccttctccctccttaGCAACGACAAGAAATCCACCCCCCTACAG GTGATCAGAGCAAGGAGACAGGTGAAGCCCGATCCACCCAAGAAGGGGAAGTCGGGTCGTTCTGGGGCTTTCTCAGTCCTG GGAGATCCGCAGAATGACGAGCAGAACAACAGATCCAAAAGAAGCATATAG